AGTACGCAGCGTCGAGTTCGCTATCGTCGAACGGGAGCGCGCCGACGTTCGCAGCAACCAGCTCGACGTTAGCGGCGACCCCTTTCTCGCGGTAGTGTTCGTGCATCTCTGACTGGAGATCGACTCCGTACACGGTTTCGACGAACGGCGCAACCTCCTCGGTGTAGAACCCCGTCCCCGATCCCAGGTCCGCGACGACGGCGTCGGCTGTCGGGGCGAGCATCTCGATCAGCTCTTCGCGGGAACAGAAACGATAGCGCGTCGGATCTTCGAGCGCATCCGCGCGGTCGACGGGGAACGTATGAAATCCCATGTTATGGACTTGTGTGGTGGACGCAAAAGTGTGTCCGTTCACTGTGTCTGTTCAGGGTTCGTTGAAATCCTTAATCAGTGATAGGTTCCATGCGTCATGCTGAATATAGCGGTTCTACTCAGCAACCGACGGACCCTCTATTCACGTCAAAGCAACTGAATCGGCTGTTAGGTAGCCCTGCAAGTTGACCGAAACACACTTATGACACAACCGACTACATTTGGGTACAACATGCCAGTGCTCCTCGAAGACCACGACCCCGATCTCAACCTTCGGCCAGGAACCACAAAGTCAGACATCGTAGCGTACCTGTACCAAAATCCCAAGTGGGGATACTCCCCGCAGGACCTCAAGGAAGCCCTCAACATTCCCCGCGGAACCGCGACAACCACACTCAAACGTCTCTACGACGACGGCTACATCGGGAAAACGGACGATGGGTACTACTATGCGCTGAGCGAACGGGAAGACATCCGTCGGTACATCTCTAGTCTCAACCAAGTCAATCGGATGTTCGGTCACCACCGCGATGCGGACGCTACCCCCGAAAAACCAGAGAAGCAAATCGGTGAGGGTCGCACTGACGAGGAACTCGATGCAGAACTCGCAGAGTTGGAAGACGGTATGGGAGATTTGAATGAGTAAACTATCGGCAGGAGATGTTTGCTGGGCACAAGACCCAACAGATGCCCATCCTCAGAGACCGATCGTCGTTTTAGCTCACGACACGCATCCGTTCAGTGCCACTGATTGTACTGTGATGTGT
This DNA window, taken from Natranaeroarchaeum aerophilus, encodes the following:
- a CDS encoding class I SAM-dependent methyltransferase encodes the protein MGFHTFPVDRADALEDPTRYRFCSREELIEMLAPTADAVVADLGSGTGFYTEEVAPFVETVYGVDLQSEMHEHYREKGVAANVELVAANVGALPFDDSELDAAYSTMTHHEYADDETIAELARVIRPGGRMVTVDWSATGTGEDGPPIEERFGPDDVREQFETAGFTIERVHDRPETLAVVAQR
- a CDS encoding winged helix-turn-helix domain-containing protein; the protein is MPVLLEDHDPDLNLRPGTTKSDIVAYLYQNPKWGYSPQDLKEALNIPRGTATTTLKRLYDDGYIGKTDDGYYYALSEREDIRRYISSLNQVNRMFGHHRDADATPEKPEKQIGEGRTDEELDAELAELEDGMGDLNE